A part of Deinococcus betulae genomic DNA contains:
- a CDS encoding peroxiredoxin — protein sequence MSLTVGDYLPRLTAEQDTGLAYAPAQGRWRVLFFFPKTATTHCQLQARRYQALYPQFQAQGVDVVGINGDPRQEQARFRDVCKLDYPLLDDRKQVVSSLFGVLDDPWPGEDVRRPRRETFLVAPDGVITDHWTEVIPGQDAETVLAQIQERLGAELTA from the coding sequence ATGTCACTGACTGTTGGAGACTATCTGCCCCGCCTGACCGCCGAGCAGGACACCGGCCTGGCCTATGCTCCGGCACAGGGCCGCTGGCGCGTGCTGTTCTTCTTTCCGAAGACCGCCACCACCCACTGCCAGTTGCAGGCGCGGCGCTACCAGGCGCTGTACCCACAGTTTCAGGCCCAGGGAGTGGATGTCGTGGGCATTAACGGCGACCCCCGTCAGGAACAGGCCCGTTTCAGAGATGTTTGCAAGCTGGATTATCCACTGCTGGATGACCGCAAGCAGGTTGTCAGCAGTCTGTTTGGCGTACTGGACGACCCCTGGCCCGGCGAGGATGTGCGCCGCCCCCGCCGTGAGACCTTTCTGGTGGCGCCGGACGGCGTTATTACTGACCACTGGACAGAGGTTATCCCTGGTCAGGATGCCGAAACGGTGCTGGCGCAGATTCAGGAGCGGCTTGGGGCGGAGTTAACGGCGTAG
- a CDS encoding MBL fold metallo-hydrolase, translated as MTATASTVQALDLLFLGTPGVIASFVFDTGDGLALVDTGPASTLPALRVALEALGARLEDVRHLLLTHIHLDHAGGAGEVLAQVPQARAYVHERGAGHLARPERLLASASQIYGDQMERLWGGMRPIAPARLTALKGGERLRLGELEVQAIATPGHASHHLAYHSGDELFVGDTGGIRLTETQTPRAPTPPPDIDLEAWRTSLDILEALEATRLHLAHFGTYAKTPDHWAGLRRTMTADAEWVRAGLAAGQDFETINAAFTGELMADLRAEAPDLPGRYDFACPPWMSVQGLMRYWQRQTVRGAAGGY; from the coding sequence ATGACGGCCACCGCCTCCACCGTGCAGGCGCTTGATCTGCTGTTTCTGGGTACTCCTGGCGTGATTGCGTCGTTTGTCTTTGACACCGGCGACGGCCTGGCCCTGGTGGACACCGGCCCTGCCAGCACCCTGCCGGCCCTGCGCGTGGCCCTTGAAGCCCTAGGTGCGCGGCTAGAGGACGTGCGGCACCTTCTGCTGACACATATTCACCTGGACCATGCGGGCGGTGCTGGTGAGGTGCTGGCCCAGGTGCCTCAGGCACGCGCCTATGTCCATGAACGTGGCGCCGGGCATCTGGCCCGTCCTGAGCGGCTACTGGCCAGTGCCAGCCAGATTTACGGTGACCAGATGGAACGTTTGTGGGGGGGCATGCGGCCCATTGCCCCGGCGCGCCTCACCGCCCTGAAAGGCGGCGAGAGGCTCCGCCTGGGCGAGTTAGAGGTGCAGGCCATCGCCACGCCTGGTCACGCCTCACACCATCTGGCCTACCACAGCGGGGACGAGCTCTTCGTAGGGGATACGGGCGGCATCCGCTTGACGGAAACGCAGACCCCCCGCGCCCCCACCCCGCCCCCAGACATTGACCTGGAGGCGTGGCGCACCAGTCTGGACATCCTGGAAGCGCTGGAGGCCACGCGCCTTCACCTCGCGCACTTTGGCACCTATGCCAAGACTCCAGACCACTGGGCGGGCCTGCGCCGCACCATGACCGCCGACGCCGAATGGGTGCGCGCCGGCCTGGCAGCGGGCCAGGACTTCGAGACCATCAACGCCGCTTTTACCGGCGAGTTGATGGCCGACCTGCGGGCCGAGGCTCCTGATCTGCCCGGCCGCTACGATTTTGCCTGCCCACCCTGGATGAGTGTGCAGGGCCTGATGCGGTACTGGCAGCGGCAGACCGTGCGTGGCGCGGCGGGAGGCTACTGA